From Aquila chrysaetos chrysaetos chromosome 3, bAquChr1.4, whole genome shotgun sequence, the proteins below share one genomic window:
- the PP2D1 gene encoding protein phosphatase 2C-like domain-containing protein 1 isoform X1, translating to MQNYCLLLQRSSLERNHSLTANRMTWEEKSQDKSNPPDFELSRDQEDHLEKVTIAPENDDSKHISIFCSACQQTIYPDHLLYHKKTHKALTLLGFDSPQTKTDNKTLLAQRQQLISKLTKIPKYSETQRQKIDYSFEFLMDNHTPTSYHDLANINNPSTSKKVNNSLIKALSICQDKNSTWQGDMEDRFIVLDNYGNKSDTCFLGLVDGFHGVTAAETVAAELPLLFLDQLAQTDSSYKKSKDEQQILDSFATVIKADYREKEKIFSDKPGNGEANKTNIYEWIHKAYAKSFWRMDRLLRLGRNEVSKVHWSGCSVVTCLVERIPSKETDGTEEEGRKHSENNTHSPLAGTAEGAAGLLHIANTGNAHAVLCKNGKSHCLSKEHSTSNVSERKRILQNGGNISTNEPDGLVEGYLRTTRGLGHHGNPVLKRSVIPVPHTISVPINDNCQFLILASNGLWEVLDYNEVLALTLTTFTHYLRMYECVQQNAPSPYKCQYLMPLTEDNLNDSNAVKDLQHGIEILYSNKDILLTDSKGNLQQNKPKCSRRNYLPSEDGVLKETDDHKNQADPEPSLFSNNEVNSQNREIKQFDSTTQGGSEKLKQFEERKVYVCNIFQPQPQTAEEEETDTDTFCATGPSRTHKQLQENVLAIGFKDMKQLPQDIKACLSPKDTKACLSNYDSGPQLAQKMDSKIFCDKPASYTGQELLKTLEPVGSKPAPQFEEDTKTYLSNCKSQTAGRGRVTPETLYDNAASYISEQLVKTALAAGSRDNVTILIVLLNGCDEIPNYLNI from the exons ATGCAGAACTACTGCCTGCTactgcagaggagcagcttAGAAAGAAATCACTCTTTAACTGCAAATAg AATGACATGGGAGGAAAAATCTCAGGACAAATCAAACCCACCTGATTTTGAACTTTCCAGAGATCAGGAAGATCACCTGGAGAAGGTCACAATTGCACCTGAGAACGATGATTCCAAGcacatttcaattttttgcTCTGCATGTCAACAAACAATATATCCAGACCACCTTCTTtatcataaaaaaacccacaaagccCTAACTTTGCTGGGCTTTGATAGcccacaaacaaaaactgaCAATAAAACACTTTTGGCTCAGAGACAGCAACTAATTTCAAAATTGACCAAGATTCCTAAATATTCTGAGACACAGAGGCAGAAGATTGATTATTCATTTGAATTCCTTATGGATAACCACACTCCAACATCATATCATGATCTTGCTAATATTAACAATCCTAGTACTTCTAAGAAAGTAAACAATTCTTTAATAAAAGCATTATCAATTTGCCAAGATAAAAATTCCACATGGCAGGGAGACATGGAAGACAGATTTATTGTGCTTGACAACTATGGCAATAAGTCAGATACATGTTTTCTAGGGTTAGTTGATGGCTTTCACGGTgtaacagctgcagaaacagttgCAGCAGAGCTTCCACTTTTATTTCTTGACCAGCTTGCTCAAACGGATTCCTCCTACAAAAAGAGTAAGGATGAACAGCAAATTCTAGATTCTTTTGCCACAGTAATCAAGGCAGattacagggaaaaagagaagattttCTCTGATAAACCAGGCAATGGCGAGGCCAACAAGACCAATATTTACGAATGGATTCACAAAGCATATGCCAAGTCCTTTTGGAGAATGGATAGACTTTTACGACTGGGAAGGAATGAGGTTTCCAAAGTTCACTGGAGTGGCTGTTCAGTGGTTACCTGTTTGGTGGAAAGAATCCCCAGCAAAGAGACAGATGGcactgaggaagaaggaagaaaacattctgaaaacaaTACACATAGTCCATTAGCCGGGACAGCCGAAGGTGCTGCTGGGTTACTGCACATTGCCAATACAG gtAATGCACATGCAGTCTTATGTAAGAATGGAAAGAGTCACTGCCTCTCAAAAGAGCACAGCACTTCTAATGTAAGCGAGAGAAAACGCATACTTCAGAATGGTGGAAACATCAGCACTAATGAACCAGATGGATTAGTAGAGGGGTACCTGAGAACTACAAGGGGTCTTGGACATCATGGCAATCCAGTACTGAAAAGATCTGTTATACCTGTACCTCATACCATATCTGTCCCTATTAATGATAATTGTCAGTTTCTTATTTTAGCTTCTAATGGGCTTTGGGAGGTTTTGGATTACAATGAAGTACTTGCATTAACTCTAACAACATTCACTCATTATTTGAGAATGTATGAATGTGTTCAACAAAACGCACCTTCTCCGTATAAGTGTCAGTATTTGATGCCCCTCACTGAAGACAACTTAAATGACTCAAACGCTGTTAAAGATCTGCAACATGGAATAGAGATACTGTATTCCAATAAAGACATTCTTCTCACTGACTCAAAAGGTAACCTGCAACAAAATAAGCCGAAATGTTCTAGGAGGAACTATTTGCCAAGTGAAGATGGTGTTCTTAAGGAAACCGATGACCACAAAAATCAAGCTGATCCAGAACCGTCCCTTTTCAGTAACAATGAAGTAAATTCACAGAACAGAGAGATAAAACAGTTTGATTCTACCACACAAGGTGgctctgaaaaactgaaacagtttgaggaaagaaaagtttatgTATGTAACATCTTTCAGCCACAGCCACagactgcagaggaagaagaaacagacaCTGACACTTTCTGTGCAACAGGTCCAAGTCGCACCCATAAACAGCTGCAAGAGAATGTACTGGCAATAGGGTTTAAAGACATGAAACAGCTCCCACAAGATATAAAAGCATGCCTATCTCCAAAAGATACAAAAGCATGCCTATCTAATTATGACTCAGGTCCACAACTGGCACAAAAAATGGACTCCAAGATATTTTGTGACAAACCTGCAAGTTACACTGGTCAAGAACTGCTAAAGACTCTAGAACCAGTGGGTTCTAAACCAGCACCACAGTTCGAAGAGGACACAAAAACATACCTGTCCAATTGCAAATCACAAACTGCGGGAAGAGGCAGAGTCACCCCTGAGACACTCTATGACAATGCAGCAAGCTACATTAGTGAACAACTGGTAAAGACTGCATTAGCCGCAGGTTCAAGAGATAATGTTACTATTTTGATTGTACTTCTAAATGGATGCGATGAGATACCCAATTAcctcaacatttaa
- the PP2D1 gene encoding protein phosphatase 2C-like domain-containing protein 1 isoform X2, with product MTWEEKSQDKSNPPDFELSRDQEDHLEKVTIAPENDDSKHISIFCSACQQTIYPDHLLYHKKTHKALTLLGFDSPQTKTDNKTLLAQRQQLISKLTKIPKYSETQRQKIDYSFEFLMDNHTPTSYHDLANINNPSTSKKVNNSLIKALSICQDKNSTWQGDMEDRFIVLDNYGNKSDTCFLGLVDGFHGVTAAETVAAELPLLFLDQLAQTDSSYKKSKDEQQILDSFATVIKADYREKEKIFSDKPGNGEANKTNIYEWIHKAYAKSFWRMDRLLRLGRNEVSKVHWSGCSVVTCLVERIPSKETDGTEEEGRKHSENNTHSPLAGTAEGAAGLLHIANTGNAHAVLCKNGKSHCLSKEHSTSNVSERKRILQNGGNISTNEPDGLVEGYLRTTRGLGHHGNPVLKRSVIPVPHTISVPINDNCQFLILASNGLWEVLDYNEVLALTLTTFTHYLRMYECVQQNAPSPYKCQYLMPLTEDNLNDSNAVKDLQHGIEILYSNKDILLTDSKGNLQQNKPKCSRRNYLPSEDGVLKETDDHKNQADPEPSLFSNNEVNSQNREIKQFDSTTQGGSEKLKQFEERKVYVCNIFQPQPQTAEEEETDTDTFCATGPSRTHKQLQENVLAIGFKDMKQLPQDIKACLSPKDTKACLSNYDSGPQLAQKMDSKIFCDKPASYTGQELLKTLEPVGSKPAPQFEEDTKTYLSNCKSQTAGRGRVTPETLYDNAASYISEQLVKTALAAGSRDNVTILIVLLNGCDEIPNYLNI from the exons ATGACATGGGAGGAAAAATCTCAGGACAAATCAAACCCACCTGATTTTGAACTTTCCAGAGATCAGGAAGATCACCTGGAGAAGGTCACAATTGCACCTGAGAACGATGATTCCAAGcacatttcaattttttgcTCTGCATGTCAACAAACAATATATCCAGACCACCTTCTTtatcataaaaaaacccacaaagccCTAACTTTGCTGGGCTTTGATAGcccacaaacaaaaactgaCAATAAAACACTTTTGGCTCAGAGACAGCAACTAATTTCAAAATTGACCAAGATTCCTAAATATTCTGAGACACAGAGGCAGAAGATTGATTATTCATTTGAATTCCTTATGGATAACCACACTCCAACATCATATCATGATCTTGCTAATATTAACAATCCTAGTACTTCTAAGAAAGTAAACAATTCTTTAATAAAAGCATTATCAATTTGCCAAGATAAAAATTCCACATGGCAGGGAGACATGGAAGACAGATTTATTGTGCTTGACAACTATGGCAATAAGTCAGATACATGTTTTCTAGGGTTAGTTGATGGCTTTCACGGTgtaacagctgcagaaacagttgCAGCAGAGCTTCCACTTTTATTTCTTGACCAGCTTGCTCAAACGGATTCCTCCTACAAAAAGAGTAAGGATGAACAGCAAATTCTAGATTCTTTTGCCACAGTAATCAAGGCAGattacagggaaaaagagaagattttCTCTGATAAACCAGGCAATGGCGAGGCCAACAAGACCAATATTTACGAATGGATTCACAAAGCATATGCCAAGTCCTTTTGGAGAATGGATAGACTTTTACGACTGGGAAGGAATGAGGTTTCCAAAGTTCACTGGAGTGGCTGTTCAGTGGTTACCTGTTTGGTGGAAAGAATCCCCAGCAAAGAGACAGATGGcactgaggaagaaggaagaaaacattctgaaaacaaTACACATAGTCCATTAGCCGGGACAGCCGAAGGTGCTGCTGGGTTACTGCACATTGCCAATACAG gtAATGCACATGCAGTCTTATGTAAGAATGGAAAGAGTCACTGCCTCTCAAAAGAGCACAGCACTTCTAATGTAAGCGAGAGAAAACGCATACTTCAGAATGGTGGAAACATCAGCACTAATGAACCAGATGGATTAGTAGAGGGGTACCTGAGAACTACAAGGGGTCTTGGACATCATGGCAATCCAGTACTGAAAAGATCTGTTATACCTGTACCTCATACCATATCTGTCCCTATTAATGATAATTGTCAGTTTCTTATTTTAGCTTCTAATGGGCTTTGGGAGGTTTTGGATTACAATGAAGTACTTGCATTAACTCTAACAACATTCACTCATTATTTGAGAATGTATGAATGTGTTCAACAAAACGCACCTTCTCCGTATAAGTGTCAGTATTTGATGCCCCTCACTGAAGACAACTTAAATGACTCAAACGCTGTTAAAGATCTGCAACATGGAATAGAGATACTGTATTCCAATAAAGACATTCTTCTCACTGACTCAAAAGGTAACCTGCAACAAAATAAGCCGAAATGTTCTAGGAGGAACTATTTGCCAAGTGAAGATGGTGTTCTTAAGGAAACCGATGACCACAAAAATCAAGCTGATCCAGAACCGTCCCTTTTCAGTAACAATGAAGTAAATTCACAGAACAGAGAGATAAAACAGTTTGATTCTACCACACAAGGTGgctctgaaaaactgaaacagtttgaggaaagaaaagtttatgTATGTAACATCTTTCAGCCACAGCCACagactgcagaggaagaagaaacagacaCTGACACTTTCTGTGCAACAGGTCCAAGTCGCACCCATAAACAGCTGCAAGAGAATGTACTGGCAATAGGGTTTAAAGACATGAAACAGCTCCCACAAGATATAAAAGCATGCCTATCTCCAAAAGATACAAAAGCATGCCTATCTAATTATGACTCAGGTCCACAACTGGCACAAAAAATGGACTCCAAGATATTTTGTGACAAACCTGCAAGTTACACTGGTCAAGAACTGCTAAAGACTCTAGAACCAGTGGGTTCTAAACCAGCACCACAGTTCGAAGAGGACACAAAAACATACCTGTCCAATTGCAAATCACAAACTGCGGGAAGAGGCAGAGTCACCCCTGAGACACTCTATGACAATGCAGCAAGCTACATTAGTGAACAACTGGTAAAGACTGCATTAGCCGCAGGTTCAAGAGATAATGTTACTATTTTGATTGTACTTCTAAATGGATGCGATGAGATACCCAATTAcctcaacatttaa